From a region of the Malania oleifera isolate guangnan ecotype guangnan chromosome 12, ASM2987363v1, whole genome shotgun sequence genome:
- the LOC131143748 gene encoding ARF guanine-nucleotide exchange factor GNOM isoform X2 — MGRLKLQSGIKSIEEEPEDCDMAYSNKAALACMVNSEVGAVLAVMRRYVRWGGRYMSGDDKLEHSLIQSLKALRKQIFSWQHQWHTINPVVYLQPFLDVIRSDETGAPITVTSCRFEVTDPASEEVVLMKILQVLLACMKSKASVVLSNQHVCTIVNTCFRVVHQAGTKGELLQRIARHTMHELVRCIFSHLPDVDNTEGALINASSSIKQEIGGQQNDYTFGSKQLENGNVSYDGQQSSAIFSSSGLVDDNTIGAGSRKEAASYDLHLMTEPYGVPCMVEIFHFLCSLLNVVEHIGMGPRSDAIEFDEDVPLFALGLINSAIELGGPSVRQHPRLLSLIQDELFRNLMQFGLSMSPLILSMVCSIVLNLYHHLRTELKLQLEAFFSCVVLRLSQSRYGASYQQQEVAMEALVDFCRQKSFMVEMYANLDCDITCSNVFEDLANLLSKSAFPVNCPLSAMHILALDGLIAVIQGMAERIGNGSFGLEQAPVNLEEYTPFWMVKCDNYTDPNHWVPFVRRRKYIKRRLMIGADHFNRDPKKGLEFLQGTHLLPDKLDPQSVACFFRYTAGLDKNLVGDFLGNHDEFCVQVLHEFAGTFDFQDMNLDTALRLFLETFRLPGESQKIQRVLEAFSEKYYEQSQQILVNKDAALLLSYSLIMLNTDQHNVQVKKKMTEDDFIRNNRHINGGNDLPREFLAELYHSICKNEIRTTPEQGAGFPEMTPSRWIDLMHKSKKTAQFIVADSRAYLDHDMFAIMSGPTIAAISVVFDHVEHEDVYQTCIDGFLAVAKISACHHLEDVLDDLVVSLCKFTTLLNPSSVEEPVLAFGDDTKARMSTVTVFTIANRYGDYIRTGWRNILDCILRLHKLGLLPARVASDAADDSELSADTGQGKPLTNSLSSSHMPSIGTPRRSSGLMGRFSQLLSLETEEPRSQPTEQQLAAHQRTLQTIQKCHIDSIFTESKFLQSDSLLQLARALIWAAGRPAKGNSSPEDEDTAVFCLELLIAITLNNRDRIVLLWQGVYEHIANIVQSTVMPCALVEKAVFGLLRICQRLLPYKENLADELLRSLQLVLKLDARVADAYCEQITQEVSRLVKANATHIRSPMGWHTITYLLLITAQHPEASEAGFDALVFIMSDGAHLLPANYVLCIDAARQFAESRVGQAERSIRALDLMAGSVACLAQWAQETRDAVGEEEAAKVSQDIGEMWLRLVQGLRKVCLDHREDVRNHALMSLQRCLTVVDGLYLPHGLWLQCFDLVIFTMLDDLLEIAQGHSQKDYRNMEGTLILAMKLLSKVFVQLLHNLAQLTTFCKLWLGVLSRMEKYMKVKVRGKRCEKLQELVPELLKNNLLVMKTKGILVQRSALGGDSLWELTWLHANNIAPSLQSEVFPDQDTDQHKQQETGEMLVSDQMGSEKVALEGAHAEG; from the exons ATGGGGCGTCTAAAGCTGCAGTCTGGAATCAAATCAATTGAAGAAGAGCCTGAAGACTGTGACATGGCCTATTCTAACAAAGCTGCTCTAGCATGCATGGTTAACTCAGAAGTAGGAGCTGTGCTGGCAGTCATGAGGAGGTATGTGAGATGGGGGGGTAGATATATGTCAGGTGATGACAAGTTAGAGCACTCTCTAATCCAATCCCTGAAGGCATTGAGGAAACAAATCTTTTCATGGCAGCATCAGTGGCATACCATCAACCCTGTTGTGTATCTGCAGCCATTCCTGGATGTGATAAGATCAGATGAAACTGGTGCACCAATCACAG TGACTAGTTGCCGTTTTGAGGTGACTGATCCTGCATCAGAAGAAGTGGTGCTTATGAAGATACTTCAGGTTCTTCTCGCTTGTATGAAAAGTAAAGCATCAGTTGTGTTGAGTAATCAGCATGTTTGCACCATTGTGAACACTTGTTTTCGTGTAGTTCATCAAGCAGGAACAAAAGGTGAGTTGTTACAGCGGATAGCTCGCCACACAATGCATGAGCTTGTTAGGTGTATTTTTTCACACCTTCCAGATGTTGACAACACAGAAGGTGCATTGATTAATGCAAGCAGCTCTATCAAACAAGAG ATTGGTGGGCAGCAAAATGACTACACTTTTGGGAGTAAGCAATTGGAGAATGGCAATGTTAGTTATGATGGTCAGCAATCCTCAGCAATTTTTTCTTCCTCTGGCCTAGTTGATGACAATACAATTGGGGCTGGAAGCAGAAAAGAGGCTGCTTCATATGATCTGCATCTCATGACAGAGCCATATGGGGTCCCCTGCATGGTGGAAATATTTCACTTCTTGTGTTCTTTGTTGAATGTTGTTGAGCACATAGGAATGGGTCCCAGATCAGATGCTATAGAATTTGATGAGGATGTGCCTCTTTTTGCCTTGGGTTTAATAAATTCAGCTATTGAATTGGGTGGGCCCTCTGTTCGCCAGCACCCAAGGTTACTGAGTTTGATTCAGGATGAACTATTCCGTAATCTGATGCAATTTGGCCTTTCAATGAGTccattaattctttcaatggtATGTAGCATTGTTCTTAATCTATATCACCACTTACGCACTGAACTCAAACTACAGCTCGAAGCTTTCTTTTCCTGTGTGGTTTTGAGACTTTCACAGAGCAGATATGGGGCTTCATACCAGCAGCAAGAAGTTGCCATGGAGGCTCTTGTTGACTTTTGTAGGCAGAAATCATTTATGGTGGAGATGTATGCTAACTTAGACTGTGACATAACTTGCAGCAATGTGTTTGAAGATCTTGCTAATTTGTTGTCAAAGAGTGCATTTCCAGTGAATTGTCCTTTGTCTGCGATGCATATTCTTGCTTTGGATGGCCTGATTGCTGTGATTCAGGGAATGGCTGAGAGGATAGGCAATGGATCATTTGGTTTAGAACAGGCTCCAGTGAATCTTGAGGAATATACGCCATTCTGGATGGTGAAGTGTGACAACTACACTGATCCTAATCACTGGGTTCCATTTGTCCGTCGTAGGAAATACATTAAGAGGAGGCTGATGATCGGAGCTGATCACTTTAATCGTGACCCCAAAAAAGGGTTGGAGTTTCTCCAAGGAACGCATCTTTTGCCTGACAAACTTGATCCCCAAAGTGTGGCTTGTTTTTTCAGGTACACCGCGGGGTTAGATAAAAATCTTGTTGGGGATTTCTTGGGAAATCATGATGAATTTTGTGTTCAGGTTCTACATGAATTTGCTGGTACTTTTGATTTCCAAGACATGAATCTGGATACTGCATTACGCCTGTTCCTGGAAACTTTCCGTCTGCCTGGGGAATCACAAAAGATACAGAGGGTGCTTGAGGCATTCTCTGAGAAATACTATGAACAGTCACAACAGATTCTTGTTAACAAGGATGCTGCTCTCTTGTTATCTTACTCACTTATAATGCTCAATACAGATCAGCACAATGTGCAGGTGAAGAAAAAGATGACAGAGGATGACTTCATTCGAAATAATCGGCACATCAATGGGGGCAATGACCTCCCGCGAGAATTCCTAGCAGAGCTGTACCACTCAATCTGCAAGAATGAGATACGCACGACTCCAGAACAAGGTGCTGGCTTCCCTGAAATGACCCCAAGCCGGTGGATTGATCTGATGCACAAATCCAAGAAAACCGCTCAATTCATCGTGGCTGATTCTAGAGCCTATCTTGACCATGATATGTTTGCCATCATGTCTGGTCCAACAATTGCTGCTATCTCTGTTGTATTTGATCATGTGGAACATGAAGATGTTTACCAGACCTGTATTGATGGATTCCTTGCTGTTGCAAAGATATCAGCCTGTCATCATCTTGAAGATGTTTTGGATGATTTGGTTGTGTCTCTTTGTAAATTCACAACCCTCTTGAATCCTTCATCTGTAGAGGAACCCGTGCTAGCATTTGGTGATGACACAAAAGCCAGAATGTCGACTGTGACAGTGTTTACCATTGCAAACAGGTATGGTGACTATATCCGCACAGGTTGGAGAAATATCCTGGATTGTATCTTAAGATTGCACAAGCTTGGTCTTCTTCCTGCTCGTGTTGCCAGTGATGCAGCTGATGATTCTGAGCTCTCAGCTGACACTGGTCAAGGGAAGCctctcacaaattctctctctTCATCTCATATGCCATCAATAGGTACTCCTAGGAGATCGTCTGGATTGATGGGCCGGTTTAGCCAGCTCTTATCTCTTGAAACAGAGGAGCCAAGATCACAGCCTACTGAGCAACAGCTTGCTGCTCACCAACGGACACTCCAGACTATTCAGAAGTGTCACATTGACAGCATTTTTACAGAGAGTAAGTTCCTGCAATCTGATTCGCTATTGCAGCTTGCACGAGCACTCATCTGGGCTGCAGGGCGTCCTGCAAAAGGGAATAGCTCTCCTGAGGATGAAGACACTGCAGTTTTCTGCCTCGAGTTGCTGATTGCTATTACCCTGAATAACCGGGATAGGATTGTGCTGCTGTGGCAGGGTGTTTATGAGCATATAGCCAACATTGTCCAGTCAACTGTGATGCCTTGTGCCCTGGTAGAGAAGGCTGTTTTTGGACTCCTTCGAATTTGCCAACGGCTACTTCCATACAAAGAAAACCTGGCTGATGAACTTCTGAGGTCATTACAGCTGGTTTTGAAGCTTGATGCTCGAGTAGCTGATGCATACTGTGAGCAGATCACACAGGAAGTGAGTCGTCTTGTGAAAGCAAATGCCACTCATATCAGATCCCCAATGGGGTGGCACACAATCACATACCTGCTGTTGATCACTGCTCAGCACCCAGAAGCTTCAGAAGCAGGATTTGATGCATTAGTGTTCATTATGTCTGATGGAGCTCATCTATTGCCAGCCAATTATGTTCTCTGCATAGATGCAGCAAGGCAATTTGCAGAGTCTCGTGTTGGACAGGCAGAGCGGTCCATTCGTGCTCTTGATCTTATGGCAGGTTCTGTTGCTTGTTTAGCACAGTGGGCCCAAGAGACTAGGGATGCTGTTGGTGAGGAAGAGGCTGCAAAAGTGTCTCAGGATATAGGGGAGATGTGGTTGAGGCTTGTTCAAGGATTGAGGAAAGTTTGCTTGGACCACAGAGAAGATGTTAGGAACCATGCGCTCATGTCATTACAAAGGTGCTTGACTGTAGTGGATGGCCTCTATCTTCCACATGGCTTGTGGTTGCAGTGTTTTGATCTGGTCATCTTCACAATGCTTGATGACTTGCTTGAAATTGCTCAGGGGCACTCCCAGAAAGATTACAGAAATATGGAAGGCACACTTATCCTTGCCATGAAGCTCTTGTCAAAAGTGTTTGTCCAGTTGCTCCACAACCTTGCACAATTAACTACCTTCTGCAAACTATGGCTGGGGGTTCTCAGTCGGATGGAAAAATATATGAAGGTGAAAGTCAGAGGTAAAAGATGCGAGAAGCTTCAGGAATTAGTTCCTGAGCTTCTCAAGAACAACTTGCTTGTAATGAAGACAAAGGGAATACTAGTGCAGAGGAGTGCCCTAGGTGGAGATAGTTTGTGGGAACTGACGTGGTTACATGCTAATAACATTGCTCCATCTTTGCAATCTGAGGTGTTCCCAGATCAAGATACAGATCAGCATAAGCAGCAGGAAACGGGGGAAATGCTGGTGTCTGATCAAATGGGTTCTGAAAAAGTGGCTTTGGAAGGTGCTCATGCAGAAGGCTAA
- the LOC131143748 gene encoding ARF guanine-nucleotide exchange factor GNOM isoform X1 — translation MGRLKLQSGIKSIEEEPEDCDMAYSNKAALACMVNSEVGAVLAVMRRYVRWGGRYMSGDDKLEHSLIQSLKALRKQIFSWQHQWHTINPVVYLQPFLDVIRSDETGAPITGVALSSVYKILTLDVLDTSTVNVEDAMHLVVDAVTSCRFEVTDPASEEVVLMKILQVLLACMKSKASVVLSNQHVCTIVNTCFRVVHQAGTKGELLQRIARHTMHELVRCIFSHLPDVDNTEGALINASSSIKQEIGGQQNDYTFGSKQLENGNVSYDGQQSSAIFSSSGLVDDNTIGAGSRKEAASYDLHLMTEPYGVPCMVEIFHFLCSLLNVVEHIGMGPRSDAIEFDEDVPLFALGLINSAIELGGPSVRQHPRLLSLIQDELFRNLMQFGLSMSPLILSMVCSIVLNLYHHLRTELKLQLEAFFSCVVLRLSQSRYGASYQQQEVAMEALVDFCRQKSFMVEMYANLDCDITCSNVFEDLANLLSKSAFPVNCPLSAMHILALDGLIAVIQGMAERIGNGSFGLEQAPVNLEEYTPFWMVKCDNYTDPNHWVPFVRRRKYIKRRLMIGADHFNRDPKKGLEFLQGTHLLPDKLDPQSVACFFRYTAGLDKNLVGDFLGNHDEFCVQVLHEFAGTFDFQDMNLDTALRLFLETFRLPGESQKIQRVLEAFSEKYYEQSQQILVNKDAALLLSYSLIMLNTDQHNVQVKKKMTEDDFIRNNRHINGGNDLPREFLAELYHSICKNEIRTTPEQGAGFPEMTPSRWIDLMHKSKKTAQFIVADSRAYLDHDMFAIMSGPTIAAISVVFDHVEHEDVYQTCIDGFLAVAKISACHHLEDVLDDLVVSLCKFTTLLNPSSVEEPVLAFGDDTKARMSTVTVFTIANRYGDYIRTGWRNILDCILRLHKLGLLPARVASDAADDSELSADTGQGKPLTNSLSSSHMPSIGTPRRSSGLMGRFSQLLSLETEEPRSQPTEQQLAAHQRTLQTIQKCHIDSIFTESKFLQSDSLLQLARALIWAAGRPAKGNSSPEDEDTAVFCLELLIAITLNNRDRIVLLWQGVYEHIANIVQSTVMPCALVEKAVFGLLRICQRLLPYKENLADELLRSLQLVLKLDARVADAYCEQITQEVSRLVKANATHIRSPMGWHTITYLLLITAQHPEASEAGFDALVFIMSDGAHLLPANYVLCIDAARQFAESRVGQAERSIRALDLMAGSVACLAQWAQETRDAVGEEEAAKVSQDIGEMWLRLVQGLRKVCLDHREDVRNHALMSLQRCLTVVDGLYLPHGLWLQCFDLVIFTMLDDLLEIAQGHSQKDYRNMEGTLILAMKLLSKVFVQLLHNLAQLTTFCKLWLGVLSRMEKYMKVKVRGKRCEKLQELVPELLKNNLLVMKTKGILVQRSALGGDSLWELTWLHANNIAPSLQSEVFPDQDTDQHKQQETGEMLVSDQMGSEKVALEGAHAEG, via the exons ATGGGGCGTCTAAAGCTGCAGTCTGGAATCAAATCAATTGAAGAAGAGCCTGAAGACTGTGACATGGCCTATTCTAACAAAGCTGCTCTAGCATGCATGGTTAACTCAGAAGTAGGAGCTGTGCTGGCAGTCATGAGGAGGTATGTGAGATGGGGGGGTAGATATATGTCAGGTGATGACAAGTTAGAGCACTCTCTAATCCAATCCCTGAAGGCATTGAGGAAACAAATCTTTTCATGGCAGCATCAGTGGCATACCATCAACCCTGTTGTGTATCTGCAGCCATTCCTGGATGTGATAAGATCAGATGAAACTGGTGCACCAATCACAGGTGTTGCTCTATCTTCTGTTTACAAAATCCTAACTCTTGATGTTCTTGATACAAGTACAGTCAATGTTGAAGATGCTATGCACTTGGTAGTGGATGCAGTGACTAGTTGCCGTTTTGAGGTGACTGATCCTGCATCAGAAGAAGTGGTGCTTATGAAGATACTTCAGGTTCTTCTCGCTTGTATGAAAAGTAAAGCATCAGTTGTGTTGAGTAATCAGCATGTTTGCACCATTGTGAACACTTGTTTTCGTGTAGTTCATCAAGCAGGAACAAAAGGTGAGTTGTTACAGCGGATAGCTCGCCACACAATGCATGAGCTTGTTAGGTGTATTTTTTCACACCTTCCAGATGTTGACAACACAGAAGGTGCATTGATTAATGCAAGCAGCTCTATCAAACAAGAG ATTGGTGGGCAGCAAAATGACTACACTTTTGGGAGTAAGCAATTGGAGAATGGCAATGTTAGTTATGATGGTCAGCAATCCTCAGCAATTTTTTCTTCCTCTGGCCTAGTTGATGACAATACAATTGGGGCTGGAAGCAGAAAAGAGGCTGCTTCATATGATCTGCATCTCATGACAGAGCCATATGGGGTCCCCTGCATGGTGGAAATATTTCACTTCTTGTGTTCTTTGTTGAATGTTGTTGAGCACATAGGAATGGGTCCCAGATCAGATGCTATAGAATTTGATGAGGATGTGCCTCTTTTTGCCTTGGGTTTAATAAATTCAGCTATTGAATTGGGTGGGCCCTCTGTTCGCCAGCACCCAAGGTTACTGAGTTTGATTCAGGATGAACTATTCCGTAATCTGATGCAATTTGGCCTTTCAATGAGTccattaattctttcaatggtATGTAGCATTGTTCTTAATCTATATCACCACTTACGCACTGAACTCAAACTACAGCTCGAAGCTTTCTTTTCCTGTGTGGTTTTGAGACTTTCACAGAGCAGATATGGGGCTTCATACCAGCAGCAAGAAGTTGCCATGGAGGCTCTTGTTGACTTTTGTAGGCAGAAATCATTTATGGTGGAGATGTATGCTAACTTAGACTGTGACATAACTTGCAGCAATGTGTTTGAAGATCTTGCTAATTTGTTGTCAAAGAGTGCATTTCCAGTGAATTGTCCTTTGTCTGCGATGCATATTCTTGCTTTGGATGGCCTGATTGCTGTGATTCAGGGAATGGCTGAGAGGATAGGCAATGGATCATTTGGTTTAGAACAGGCTCCAGTGAATCTTGAGGAATATACGCCATTCTGGATGGTGAAGTGTGACAACTACACTGATCCTAATCACTGGGTTCCATTTGTCCGTCGTAGGAAATACATTAAGAGGAGGCTGATGATCGGAGCTGATCACTTTAATCGTGACCCCAAAAAAGGGTTGGAGTTTCTCCAAGGAACGCATCTTTTGCCTGACAAACTTGATCCCCAAAGTGTGGCTTGTTTTTTCAGGTACACCGCGGGGTTAGATAAAAATCTTGTTGGGGATTTCTTGGGAAATCATGATGAATTTTGTGTTCAGGTTCTACATGAATTTGCTGGTACTTTTGATTTCCAAGACATGAATCTGGATACTGCATTACGCCTGTTCCTGGAAACTTTCCGTCTGCCTGGGGAATCACAAAAGATACAGAGGGTGCTTGAGGCATTCTCTGAGAAATACTATGAACAGTCACAACAGATTCTTGTTAACAAGGATGCTGCTCTCTTGTTATCTTACTCACTTATAATGCTCAATACAGATCAGCACAATGTGCAGGTGAAGAAAAAGATGACAGAGGATGACTTCATTCGAAATAATCGGCACATCAATGGGGGCAATGACCTCCCGCGAGAATTCCTAGCAGAGCTGTACCACTCAATCTGCAAGAATGAGATACGCACGACTCCAGAACAAGGTGCTGGCTTCCCTGAAATGACCCCAAGCCGGTGGATTGATCTGATGCACAAATCCAAGAAAACCGCTCAATTCATCGTGGCTGATTCTAGAGCCTATCTTGACCATGATATGTTTGCCATCATGTCTGGTCCAACAATTGCTGCTATCTCTGTTGTATTTGATCATGTGGAACATGAAGATGTTTACCAGACCTGTATTGATGGATTCCTTGCTGTTGCAAAGATATCAGCCTGTCATCATCTTGAAGATGTTTTGGATGATTTGGTTGTGTCTCTTTGTAAATTCACAACCCTCTTGAATCCTTCATCTGTAGAGGAACCCGTGCTAGCATTTGGTGATGACACAAAAGCCAGAATGTCGACTGTGACAGTGTTTACCATTGCAAACAGGTATGGTGACTATATCCGCACAGGTTGGAGAAATATCCTGGATTGTATCTTAAGATTGCACAAGCTTGGTCTTCTTCCTGCTCGTGTTGCCAGTGATGCAGCTGATGATTCTGAGCTCTCAGCTGACACTGGTCAAGGGAAGCctctcacaaattctctctctTCATCTCATATGCCATCAATAGGTACTCCTAGGAGATCGTCTGGATTGATGGGCCGGTTTAGCCAGCTCTTATCTCTTGAAACAGAGGAGCCAAGATCACAGCCTACTGAGCAACAGCTTGCTGCTCACCAACGGACACTCCAGACTATTCAGAAGTGTCACATTGACAGCATTTTTACAGAGAGTAAGTTCCTGCAATCTGATTCGCTATTGCAGCTTGCACGAGCACTCATCTGGGCTGCAGGGCGTCCTGCAAAAGGGAATAGCTCTCCTGAGGATGAAGACACTGCAGTTTTCTGCCTCGAGTTGCTGATTGCTATTACCCTGAATAACCGGGATAGGATTGTGCTGCTGTGGCAGGGTGTTTATGAGCATATAGCCAACATTGTCCAGTCAACTGTGATGCCTTGTGCCCTGGTAGAGAAGGCTGTTTTTGGACTCCTTCGAATTTGCCAACGGCTACTTCCATACAAAGAAAACCTGGCTGATGAACTTCTGAGGTCATTACAGCTGGTTTTGAAGCTTGATGCTCGAGTAGCTGATGCATACTGTGAGCAGATCACACAGGAAGTGAGTCGTCTTGTGAAAGCAAATGCCACTCATATCAGATCCCCAATGGGGTGGCACACAATCACATACCTGCTGTTGATCACTGCTCAGCACCCAGAAGCTTCAGAAGCAGGATTTGATGCATTAGTGTTCATTATGTCTGATGGAGCTCATCTATTGCCAGCCAATTATGTTCTCTGCATAGATGCAGCAAGGCAATTTGCAGAGTCTCGTGTTGGACAGGCAGAGCGGTCCATTCGTGCTCTTGATCTTATGGCAGGTTCTGTTGCTTGTTTAGCACAGTGGGCCCAAGAGACTAGGGATGCTGTTGGTGAGGAAGAGGCTGCAAAAGTGTCTCAGGATATAGGGGAGATGTGGTTGAGGCTTGTTCAAGGATTGAGGAAAGTTTGCTTGGACCACAGAGAAGATGTTAGGAACCATGCGCTCATGTCATTACAAAGGTGCTTGACTGTAGTGGATGGCCTCTATCTTCCACATGGCTTGTGGTTGCAGTGTTTTGATCTGGTCATCTTCACAATGCTTGATGACTTGCTTGAAATTGCTCAGGGGCACTCCCAGAAAGATTACAGAAATATGGAAGGCACACTTATCCTTGCCATGAAGCTCTTGTCAAAAGTGTTTGTCCAGTTGCTCCACAACCTTGCACAATTAACTACCTTCTGCAAACTATGGCTGGGGGTTCTCAGTCGGATGGAAAAATATATGAAGGTGAAAGTCAGAGGTAAAAGATGCGAGAAGCTTCAGGAATTAGTTCCTGAGCTTCTCAAGAACAACTTGCTTGTAATGAAGACAAAGGGAATACTAGTGCAGAGGAGTGCCCTAGGTGGAGATAGTTTGTGGGAACTGACGTGGTTACATGCTAATAACATTGCTCCATCTTTGCAATCTGAGGTGTTCCCAGATCAAGATACAGATCAGCATAAGCAGCAGGAAACGGGGGAAATGCTGGTGTCTGATCAAATGGGTTCTGAAAAAGTGGCTTTGGAAGGTGCTCATGCAGAAGGCTAA